Within Cucumis melo cultivar AY chromosome 4, USDA_Cmelo_AY_1.0, whole genome shotgun sequence, the genomic segment ATTAACATTAATAAACAGACGTTCACATTGCTTTCGacgttgggttgggttgagcaTAGTTTAACTAACATTAAATTCATGTAAAATATTGAACAGAATGTTTTACATTCATAGAAGACTGAAATTTATCCCCAATTTGTATTGTTCCATTTAagtattattactattattttatgTCTAATTAACATCACGAACAAGACAGGACGTTCCATTAATGCTGTGAGTATCGAGACAGAAACACAAAACAAGCAAAAGAGAGAAGCCAAAAGTGATGGAAGTTTGTACCAGAAAGCTCGATTTGGCTAAGGATATGCCACAACAATATTGCCTACAACGCCGTAATAGCTCATATGTAAAATTCAGTATTTCACACATAAATGATGGAAGCTCGAAATCTACCTACCATTATGGCTGATTCATTATTAAGTACTCGTCTAAATTGATGCGTGTTACCGAACCAAGTGAGATTTCACTGTTCCTTCTTCTCCAATTTAGATTTTGCTTCAGATTTAGATTTGTATGGGTTAGCACTATATGCAGACATCTGAATCATCGCAAAGAAAACCATCTCCACACAAACAAAAGTATTTTGTAAGGCTTCATTTATGTGCTCAACATCAAACCAAGCATGTTCTGCCTTGATTATGCCCACTGCAGCAAGCATCTCAAGAACAATTCCCTGAAAAAGATAACCATGATTTAAGTTGTTTTAGTTTAAAACCTGAAATATTTGTTTCAGTAATAGATTGCCTTGAGGCATAGATCAGCAAATAAGACGGTTGATAATTTTCTAATCGTTGAGAATTATACTTGAATTATTGTTTATTAAAACTTGCAAAAGATGTAAAAATGTAGCTACAAACTTATGAGAGTGAAGATACAGCATTGTCTTTCATTGACTAAATAAATCGAATTTCACATCCATATTTATAACTTGCATTACAGATTTAAGAACGGATGCCGAAAGAAGAGAGTTAAGCTACTACAACCAAATAACCAATCAGACCCCAGTAACCTATAAAGAGATTCTAGAGTACAATGTTTGGATGCAAAAGCGAGTTTCTAGAGCACAAGGATGAAATGAAATGAACGGTTCCATGTAAAAGAAAAGGTATGCAGTTTCCAGAGAGAAAATGCAATACGAGTCATGATTTTCGATATAAAATTAAACTAGATTCGTAAGTGTATAATACAATGAACAGAAAGAAAGTAATGAAATTCCATGCAGGTAAATCACCAAAACCGTAACCGATGAGAAGTACATTTCTGTATGCCCAGTTACAAGTGGATGGTTCTAAATTTTGGGAAGACGATGAGATTTTAACTACAACTAAATTTTGGATGTTTAAGCTTAAATGAAAATCTGAGAAACTCAGACAAGAAATTACCTGCCAAAAGCAGAAAAAGACAATCCCTTTGATGCACAAGAACTTTGCGAGAGGGCTATGTGGTTTCAACTCCTTTTCAAATACATGATAGAAGATCACCAGGGAATACAATGCAAGCGACACTGAGACATTTAATATGATAGTAAATGTCCAACTGAGCCAGTCTGGATATACATCAATTAGTTGAAGAGCAATCATCAAGATGGAACATACAGGACGAATCACAACAAATTGATAGGTCCAGTTCTTGAGAAGCTTCAACGTGTGATGATTCAATCGAGCACTGTGAGGCTGCAGTGGATAGGGAGTCAACATTTAAAGTCAATCTTTGGTCATCCAATGAAACACAAAGAAATGAAGAGACTGGTTTAGTTTTACTAAGGTGTAAACTCAAGACCCACACCGGGAAAGTCCGACCAGAAGTATTTATGACATCAAACTAATCATATTCCAAACGTTCGCAAAGTAAACTAACAAAATAATCGAAGAATGTACAAGTACGAACGATTTCAGCGCTAACTTTGATTGTGGATAAAACTAAATACCATGTTAGCGTTGAAATTGTTTAACATTAGA encodes:
- the LOC103494999 gene encoding uncharacterized protein LOC103494999 yields the protein MDYGHMIFLGVTSSVVLTGIFSLWLLTQHLSNWKKPAEQKAIVIIILMAPLYAGISYIGLLEFMASSTFFLFLESIKECYEALVISKFLSLLYSYLNISISKNIVPDEIKGREIHHTFPMTLFQPHSARLNHHTLKLLKNWTYQFVVIRPVCSILMIALQLIDVYPDWLSWTFTIILNVSVSLALYSLVIFYHVFEKELKPHSPLAKFLCIKGIVFFCFWQGIVLEMLAAVGIIKAEHAWFDVEHINEALQNTFVCVEMVFFAMIQMSAYSANPYKSKSEAKSKLEKKEQ